The following are encoded together in the Ezakiella massiliensis genome:
- a CDS encoding MBOAT family O-acyltransferase: MARENSIKRKKFLLGLCFFINLSILYIFKYFTFSVNFLNKILGLLNLNLDIGPLNLLLPVGISFYTFQALGYIIDIYRGDIEVEKNFVNYALFVSFFPQLVAGPIERSKNLLRQIDSLGNRRYENLSKGFLYILWGFFLKLVIADRSAIFVNQIYSGYQAYSYIYLILAAVLFSFQIYCDFYSYSIIAKGSAKILGYDLMDNFQAPYLSKSITEFWRRWHISLSTWFKDYLYIPLGGNRRGSLRKHFNVLVVFLVSGLWHGANWTFVLWGLIHGFFNILEDSLKTFTKQFRNNFIYRNLRRLITFIIAIISFVIFRSNNIGQAGEFLLGILRRQGSTIDIDKALYLKDAGVLLCALAVLLFVDIFTYNKIKLVDIIEKQALYIRWIIYLALIVVTVIFGVYGPGYSEIQFIYFQF, translated from the coding sequence ATGGCAAGAGAAAATTCAATCAAGAGAAAAAAATTTCTCCTTGGTCTATGTTTTTTTATAAATCTTTCTATACTTTATATTTTTAAGTATTTTACATTTTCAGTAAATTTTTTAAATAAAATTCTTGGCCTATTAAATTTAAATTTAGATATTGGCCCACTTAACTTGTTGCTTCCTGTAGGGATTTCTTTTTATACTTTTCAGGCGCTTGGATACATAATAGATATTTATAGGGGAGATATAGAGGTCGAGAAAAATTTTGTTAATTATGCCCTCTTTGTCTCTTTTTTTCCACAATTAGTTGCTGGTCCAATTGAGAGGTCAAAAAATCTCTTGAGGCAAATCGACAGCCTTGGAAACAGAAGATACGAGAATTTATCCAAGGGATTTCTATATATCCTATGGGGATTTTTCTTAAAACTTGTTATCGCAGATAGGTCAGCAATTTTTGTAAACCAAATATATAGCGGATACCAAGCCTATTCCTATATTTATTTAATATTGGCTGCAGTTTTATTTTCCTTTCAAATTTACTGCGATTTTTACTCTTATTCAATTATCGCCAAGGGGTCGGCAAAAATTTTAGGCTATGATTTGATGGATAATTTTCAGGCTCCATATCTTTCAAAATCCATTACAGAATTTTGGAGACGATGGCATATTTCCCTTTCAACCTGGTTTAAAGATTATCTTTATATACCCTTGGGTGGCAATAGGAGAGGATCTTTGAGGAAGCATTTTAATGTTCTTGTAGTATTTTTGGTAAGTGGACTTTGGCATGGAGCAAATTGGACCTTTGTTTTATGGGGACTAATCCATGGTTTTTTCAATATTTTAGAAGACAGTTTGAAAACTTTTACAAAACAATTTAGAAATAATTTTATCTACAGGAACCTTAGAAGGCTGATTACTTTTATTATAGCTATTATAAGTTTTGTTATATTTAGGAGCAATAATATTGGCCAAGCAGGGGAATTTCTTCTTGGAATTCTAAGGAGGCAGGGATCTACAATCGATATTGACAAAGCCCTCTATCTCAAAGATGCCGGAGTTTTGCTTTGTGCACTGGCAGTATTACTCTTTGTAGATATATTTACTTATAATAAAATCAAACTTGTAGATATAATAGAAAAACAGGCCTTGTATATAAGGTGGATAATATATCTTGCTTTAATAGTAGTAACTGTAATTTTTGGCGTATATGGACCTGGATATAGTGAAATACAATTCATTTATTTTCAATTCTAG
- the gltS gene encoding sodium/glutamate symporter has protein sequence MTIERIDGILNFNADMTMTAAMAALLLVFGYFVRDKVKFLKKYCIPAPVVGGFIFMFVTMIGHLTSTFYFNFDTTLQSFFMLAFFTTVGLGASLAILKKGGILLIIYWLVAGVVSIFQNTIGIGVGKLIGLEAPYALLTSAIPLIGGHGAALSYGNTFAGMGYEAAPLVGAAAATFGLIIAVMVGGPTARRLIVKNNLKPDESENAGDIDESIANINASTGQKLSSLDVTKNVTAILFCMALGTVLSKKFGQLINMDFPTYVGAMFVAVILRNLNEKFKFYKFDFGLVDGIGDVALGLYLSMAMMSLMLWQLFGVAGKMFVVLFVQVIFLVLFAYFVVFRILGKNYDAAVMCAGLLGHALGATPTAIVNLTAVNEQYGMSRKAMMIVPIVGAFLVDIIYQPQTIWFIKTFVEKIN, from the coding sequence ATGACTATTGAAAGAATAGACGGCATTTTAAACTTTAATGCGGACATGACAATGACAGCGGCTATGGCAGCTCTGCTATTGGTTTTCGGCTATTTTGTAAGGGACAAGGTCAAATTCCTAAAAAAATATTGTATCCCAGCACCTGTTGTTGGCGGATTCATATTTATGTTTGTAACAATGATTGGTCACTTGACTAGTACATTTTACTTCAACTTTGACACAACCCTACAAAGCTTTTTTATGCTTGCATTCTTTACAACAGTTGGACTTGGAGCAAGTTTAGCTATCCTTAAGAAGGGCGGAATTTTATTAATCATTTATTGGTTGGTTGCAGGCGTAGTTTCCATTTTCCAAAACACAATTGGAATTGGAGTTGGTAAACTAATTGGACTTGAAGCTCCATATGCACTTTTAACTAGTGCTATACCACTTATCGGTGGACACGGAGCAGCCCTTAGCTATGGGAATACCTTTGCTGGCATGGGTTATGAAGCAGCCCCACTAGTTGGTGCAGCAGCAGCAACCTTTGGTTTAATTATAGCAGTTATGGTTGGTGGACCTACTGCTCGTAGACTGATTGTTAAAAACAATTTAAAACCAGACGAATCTGAAAACGCTGGCGATATTGATGAAAGTATCGCAAACATCAACGCCTCAACTGGACAAAAGTTATCAAGTCTTGACGTTACTAAAAACGTAACAGCTATCCTATTTTGTATGGCTCTAGGAACTGTACTTTCAAAGAAATTTGGACAACTTATTAACATGGACTTCCCAACATACGTTGGTGCTATGTTCGTTGCAGTTATCTTGAGAAACTTAAATGAAAAATTCAAATTCTATAAATTCGACTTCGGTTTAGTTGATGGAATTGGCGATGTAGCTTTAGGTTTATACCTATCCATGGCTATGATGTCCTTGATGTTATGGCAACTATTTGGCGTAGCAGGCAAGATGTTTGTAGTCCTATTTGTTCAAGTAATTTTCTTGGTACTATTTGCTTACTTTGTAGTATTCAGAATACTTGGCAAAAACTACGACGCAGCAGTTATGTGTGCAGGTTTACTTGGACACGCACTTGGAGCTACTCCAACAGCTATAGTTAACTTAACAGCAGTTAATGAACAATACGGTATGAGTAGAAAGGCTATGATGATTGTACCAATCGTTGGTGCTTTCCTTGTAGATATTATTTACCAACCTCAAACGATTTGGTTTATCAAAACATTCGTGGAGAAAATAAACTAA
- a CDS encoding HutD family protein has product MREIKKTDFKVTEWSGGKTTQLYILPEGADFSKRDFDFRISSASFTDTSSNFSDFSGYQRYILPLQGFIDVEYEGLYDRHLEPFEVEYFDGRWKTYSENSLDTLDYNFIVRNGSNATMEIVREAKEVKADGYKLYVFSPEAYKAEINDESKEMNAWSLYIIEEDFKITDLKKPIIICKYK; this is encoded by the coding sequence ATGAGAGAAATTAAAAAGACTGATTTTAAAGTGACAGAATGGTCGGGTGGCAAGACTACCCAACTATACATCTTGCCAGAGGGAGCCGATTTTTCAAAGAGAGATTTTGATTTTAGGATATCCTCTGCAAGTTTTACAGACACCAGCTCAAACTTTTCAGATTTTTCTGGTTACCAAAGGTATATACTCCCACTACAAGGCTTTATTGACGTCGAGTACGAGGGCTTATACGACCGCCACCTAGAACCTTTTGAAGTAGAATACTTCGATGGTAGGTGGAAAACTTATTCAGAAAATTCCCTGGACACCCTTGACTATAACTTCATAGTTAGAAATGGATCAAATGCGACCATGGAAATTGTAAGAGAGGCCAAGGAGGTTAAGGCTGATGGCTATAAGCTATATGTATTTTCACCGGAGGCCTACAAGGCTGAAATAAATGACGAGTCAAAGGAAATGAACGCCTGGAGCCTGTATATAATTGAGGAAGATTTTAAAATAACAGACTTGAAAAAGCCTATTATAATATGTAAATATAAGTAG